Below is a genomic region from Ailuropoda melanoleuca isolate Jingjing chromosome 8, ASM200744v2, whole genome shotgun sequence.
GTCATCCGGAGTTACTGACGCCCACCGCCCGAGATGGAGGGGGCTGCCTGTGAccatccccactcctcccccagtACTGGACTGACGAGTTTCTCCAGTGGAACCCCGAGGACTTTGACAACATCACCAAGCTGTCCATCCCCACCGAGAGCATCTGGGTCCCGGACATTCTCATCAATGAGTTGTGAGTGCTGTCATCCAATGCTGGGTGGATGGATGGCTCCCTAGTGactcctgggctggggaggaacAGGGCATGGGGACAAGAATGTGTTGTTGCATGAGAGGTCCCACCCAGGCTTGCAGAGCTGTAGGTAACGAGGAATTGGCTTGGGCTCCAATTCTCCCatcccctttttttcccctcttttctttctcttttctttttaaaactcctcTTTCTCTATGCCTGATTCGGAACCTTGCTCTTCTTGGTCTGAGGGCCCCCTTCCTGGGGAAGGGAAGCTGGTGAATGAATCCCCACTGTTATAATAGCCAAAGGAGGGACAGCTGCATTTTTAAAGGGGGCAGTCAGATTACCTAAAGGGATGAAGTCCCCCAGTGGTCACCGGCTCTAGTCACAGGGGCGATTTGGAGCTGGGAGATGCTCAGACCTCTCCAGTCACAcaagtgcctggctggctccaccTCGCACCCCCGAGGAGAGGTGGGTACCACCATCCTTTATTACCAGCAGATGAACACTATCTCATTGGGCCCTGGCTAAcatcccttccccccatccctcaGGCTCCTTCAGACTCCACTGCCTGGGCTTCTGAATGCTTGGGCGTGGAAGATGGCTGGGGGagatggatggaaggaggagGTGGCCCAGGGGCAGTAGCCTCCCACCCAAGTAGGCCAGGGGTGCCCCTCACACTGTTTTTCAGGGGGTGCAGCTGACCTAGAGCCCCATGACCTGCATAGCTCAGACTGGAGGGACCCCAGTTCCTGGCTGGGTCTCCAGTTAAACTGTGAAGTAACCTGAATCTTGGTTCCTCATCTCTCAGCCTGGTTCCACAGGAGGCTGCAGGCTCAGGACGCCCAGCTCAGACCATTCCGTGCCACGGTGGTCACTGGGCAGAGCCTAGGCGTTGAGGATCTTGCAGAACTTTCCCACCTTGCCTCACTTCTTCTCAATGATTTCTCTAGTTCCTTCACCTCCAGGCAAGATTATTCTCATGTCAACAGGACTTCTAGGGATGGGGAGCAAAGAGAAGCCCAAGTCAGGATGGAACCCAAGGTCCTGCTTTCCCACCCAGCCTGCCCATTGCCACTGAGCCGCTACTCCTGGGAGCTGAGCTCTGCCCAGCTGGGTGGGTGGTGGCACAGGGACAGCTGGGCATGCATGTTAGAGCCGGTGGCTGTGAGGTACATGGATTCTCTGCCTGCCTTTTGTGGTTAGGTTGCTAGGGGAATAAAGGAGAAATGCCCTTTCCTGCTTGGAAAGTAACCCTGACAATGCAGGTAAGAAAGCCTACCATAGATTAGAAGGACACTGTGCGGGTTGTCCTGCTGCCCAGACCCCTCCTGAATTTCTACcctgctgggtggctcagagacCTTCAGACTCCCAGAGCTTGACCTGCTTCTTGAGCCCCCAAACTGACGCTCTTCCCTGGCCAGTGTGGACGTGGGGAAGTCTCCAAGTATCCCGTACGTGTACGTTGGGCACCACGGTGAGGTCCAGAACTACAAGCCCCTCCAGGTGATGACGGCCTGTAGCCTCGACATCTACAACTTCCCCTTCGACGTGCAGAACTGCTCCCTGACCTTCACCAGCTGGCTGCACACGAGTGAGTACTGCGCGAGGGCtccgggagggggcggggcacGGCNCTCCGGCTCATAGTCGTATGAAGGGACTCCATCTGTGaaaggtataatgctaaatgcAGATTTCATCATGCGCATGAACAAGGGGAAAAATCcagacaaaaccaaaaaggaCTGATCCCTGcccagggtgatttttttttatacttaattacaatttagaaaattcttccttcctACAGTGTTCCCAGCCTATACCACACCGAAATTCAACTGGAAAAGGaactgaaaggaataaaaatgttttgtgacTGAGGCTTGCCATGATTTGATACAGGCGCATCTTGCGTTGAACACACTCGAGGTGGAAAAGTCTGCTTTTACTCCAAATGGTGAAGTGGGGGTGGGATTCACTCCAACAAATTCACAGCAATACTCTTCTCAGACAATTTTGTTGGCGCACAGTTGGCGTCTGAGGGATAGATCCTTTCCTATTCAatttacaaaggaaaaggaaacacttcTTCCAAGAAAACATTTAACAGGAAGGTGTTGAGAATGCTCATGAATTGATATTAAGCAAAGAAAGGAATGGGATGCAAAGTTAAATGCATGGTATATTTACTTCACTGTATACATATCATAGAGGAAAATTACAGAGGAATacacaccaaaatattaacagcgGCTGTCTCTGGGTAGTAAGTAAACCCacagatgattttaatttttcttcatattttcctatAACAAGCAtgtattactattatattttatagctcatatttattatgtatattaaaatatgtaaatatatcagTATAGTATAAACTATAGATACTTATATGTATTgctactgaaatatttaaatttacatatttagatgagaaaaatagataaatatttagatGAGAACAAAAGAGCAGACATGTGGTGACCCCGGGTCCCCTTCCTCCGTCCGCAGAGATGCCTGGTCACCTGCTTAGCTAGGGGCACGTGTCACCCTGAGGTGTAAAAGAATGGCCTTCCTGCTCCCAcagcctcacccctccctgccccagcgcCCTGCTACCAGACCATACTTGACGGAAACGAAGGCAGCAGCCCAGAGCACCTCCCAGCAGAGAGGCCGCACCCTCGCTCCAGCTCCAGGGGCTccgctgcccctgcccctgagTTACTCCTGGAGGAATTTGGCCAGGCCACCTGGCTGGGGGGTGGACCAAGTCCTGCCGCATGACATCAGCTGGGCGGgctcctctctcactggctctctctccttccctcccgcCCTGAAACCTGATTCCACTGAAGGACTGACTGCAGGAAAACTTGGCGGTGCCCAACCCCAGGGGCCGGGGCTGTGCGAGGCTGCGGCCTCAGAAGGTGTGGAAAGCAGCCCGAGAGGCAGGCCGGCTGGGACAGGAGGCGGCGGCGTGTGGGCAGGCTGCTCCTCGGCACGACTCACCCTGAGGCCACGCCGAGGCGCCCCGCGCCCGGGAAAGCTCACCATGCTGCTGTGGGTGCCCCAGGCGCTGCTGGCCTTGCTTCTACCCACGCTCCTGGCACAGGGAGAAGGTAAGGCAACCGTGGGCAAGTGCATGGGATTTGCCTGGCCACCTGTAGACCCAGGCAGGGGAGGCTTGACTCCCCCAAGCGTTGAGGGAAGGAGGGTTGTGCAGCGGGTGCTGCTGCAGGAGAGTCAGGGATCTTGGCACATGGGAGCATGAGAGAATATTAAGGCACTGTGGTCCACCTCCAAGGTTGGACCAGTGGAGTACCGGGTGGGGGCGGGCTTGCTGAGAGGGGCCAGGCAGCAGCCTGGTACATTGGGAGTGTGTACAAGGGCTCCTCTCTTTGTCCCGCCTCCAAACTCATAGAATGGCAGCTGCAAGGTACCTTGGAGCTCACTTGGTCTACCCCTTCTTGTTGTAAGCGGGAATGCTGCGGTCCAGAGAGGGGGAGTAattcactcaaggtcacacagcgccTTCGCAACAGAGTGGAGACCAGAGCTAACCTAGCCATCTTTCCTCAGCTTCCCTAGTCTTGTTGCATGGGTTCCCTGGGCCTCCTTTCCTAAAGTTCCCTTCCAGGGCTAAACTCCAGTGACATCACACTTCTCTGCATTCCCCCATCCaccctttcctgccttcctgggatgcaaggtgtTGGGGTCACAAAAGCATCTGTTGCCTTTTGCTACAAACGATATCGACTCCCCACTCCGGAAGGTTTTCTCCCCATCCAGAGCTAGGTTGGAGTTGGGGCTGAAGCACAGGTAGGATCCCATCCCAGGGCTGGACGGGTAGGAAGAGCCGGTGCACACGATGGTTTTCCTTCCCTGAGCTGTCGCTGGGGAAGCCCAGTGGGACAACAGACCCAGGCTGCATGTTACGACTCTGGTCTGGGGCTTCCCCGGCTGAAGAGAAGTCCTATCCCTCCCAGCAATGGCCTTTTGCCCTGAGGCCCGCGGGGCCCAGTCTGGTCAGATTCCCAGCCATGGGATCAGGGCTGCTGCTGGTGTGGTGAAGACATACAGAGAGTTGGATCTGAATCTCATTTCCTCCACTTGCAGGGCACAGGACCCTCCCTTCGGAGCCTTGGGgactctcatctgtaaaagatgCTGTCATGACAGCCACCCCAGGGTCTCCACaggagacactcaataaatggtctCTTGTCTCCCACCTCCGCCTGCTCTTCTCTGTCGTTCTGAGGGAAACGGAAAGTTTATCGGGGataggtgggtggggagaggcagggggatcTGTAGGGAAATCGGCTGTGTGGGTTGCACACATTATATAGACAAGATGAGAGAAGAGGCACCTGGTGTGTGAAGGACCCAGGTGGCGCCCTGCCCGCCCTCTCACATCCTTGCCCTGGTGCTCCACGgcattccccttccctctcccatgCCTTTCACCTTCATACTTCTTGGAATCTCTCAGGAAGTGCTTCTACGATTTCCCAGAGGGATAACAGGCACAGCTGAAACCCCCATAGAGTAGCGGTAGGGTCTTCTCATCTCTCTTTGGTCCTTGTAGGCCTCCAGCTCTGGGGACAACTTGGTTTCTTCTCGCCTCCTGTACACCCCACACCTAACCCTCTTCCTAATTCACCAGATCTGCCCACAGAACAACCCTTTGAAGGAGTCCTGGCCAACCCACCCCCAGGagtttgtgtgtgcacacagctGAGGGGGTGGATTctgcaggaaggaaaaggaacgTCTGTGTTCACTGGATGGCTTCCTTCTTTCTCCGTCAATAGCAGGCTGGGGTCAAGGAGCCAATGGGGATCCAGGCAGGCGCTGAGGCAAACCCTCAGGCAGACCTTGGGGCTTAGAGATCGTGCACTCGGGGCCACCTTTCTTTGCAGCTCCCTTTCCTTCCAGTACCACGTCCCAGGGCCACTCCTCCttggctccccagtgcccctCATCCACCCCCCACAGGCCCACCTCCTCTGTGCAGGTACCCGCTCTCAACCTTTCTCAGCCCTTGGCCCACTTAGAGCTCACCTGTCTTGCAGCACCCGCCTTTACAGCCCAGCTAGCACCCTCCCTCACGTAAACGAGTGTATCTGTTACACTTAGGAGACAATAGCTCGTATCTGGGCAGGACTCTTTGCAGACAAAATGTTCCAGTGATGGGAATTTCAGCCGGTGGGGGGATCTGGGGATCTGAGGTGGAAATAGTGGAGACAGTTTCCTTTTAACAGCTTCCAAACCAGGGCAAGAGAACTGGGGGCAGCCTCAGGCTCTGACGCTTGCTTTGAACCGTTCTTCCTAGCCAGGCGCTGGAGGCCCCTCCAGGCCCAGAACGCCTCCAGGCCAGCTCTGCGGCGGCTGTCAGACTACCTCATGGCCAACTACGAGAAGGGCGTGCGGCCCGTGCGGGACTGGAGGAAGCCCACCACCGTGGCCATCGATGTCATTATCTATGCTATCCTCAGCGTGGTGAGCGCTTGGCCCCACCTGCCCCGCTCAGAGGGGGGCCTTTTGGGGTGGGAGACTGCGGAAGGCCAAGTCACCCCCTGGGCGGTACAGTGGACATTCAAGGACCCAGGGTACCTGTGATCTGGCACAGACCCGCATCAGGACATTCGACATCTGCCCAAACCAGAAAATGGGGTCACCTGTGTGGCTGCCTCTCTCAACCCTTACAGCCAGAAAATCACTTTCCACATGTGGTTCTTCGCTCAGTGTATCACAGTAACCACGTCTCCGTGTGAGTTGTGTGAGGCTTCACACTGTCCTGTTCCTCTCTAGGCCCTTGGTGTCTTACACAGGCCCTGATACATGGTGGGTGTTGCTAAAGGATGGTTGCAGAATTATTCCTAAACCAGTGATGACTCTGTCTCTCGATGCCGTTTGGCACCTCTTGCCTGCACActagggcaggagggagagacaggtcCAGATATACAGGCATACAAATctgcaaaaaatatatagacagagAGATGGTATTTTCTATGTCTCCTCTTATCTCTATGTTacgtattttatatatataaaatatatataacataagaggtatatatatatataatttgtataacataatagaaaatagtagaatatatatattctatacatGAAAATAgtagactatatatatatgtatgaaatttttaaaaatcggtTGTTATTTCTTTATAGGAATGTCTAGTGAAAGACCAACTCTTCCTGGTTGgccccttttccccttttctacaCTCTCACTTCCCAAAGGAATAGGGAAACAAAGCAGCAGCTCCTTTTATGGTGTGTGTGCAAGGTGGACACCTGCCCAGGGCCACCGAAGCTGAACTCCCTTTCCCTTCACAGGATGAGAAGAACCAGGTTCTGACCACCTACATCTGGTACCGGCAGGTGAGCGACCAGCCCTGTGCCCTCCCTCGTGTCCTGGGATCTGGGCCTCCCCTTCCAGGAAGGATTCCTCCATCTCAAAGGAATCAGGAATCTCAGAGGCCTGGgcgagagaaggggaagggagaggctcaGCGGCAGACTCATGAGACCCAGGAGTCTGGGCTTCTCTTATCTCAGAACTGGTGATGAAAGGAAGAGTAATGCTCATGGAGGAGAAATCCTCTGGTTTCTGAGGGTTTTCATGGCATCTCAAACAACAATTTGTGCAGCCTCTGTTGATGGGATACCTCCAGTGACCGGGAGCTCCGTGGGCAGCAACTGCACTTTCAGACAACTCTTAATAGCTAGAAAGTTCTTCCTTCTATTAGGCCAGATGTGATGACAACCAAATTGGGCAATTGACACGAGGCGATTCTATCCACTGAGTCCTCACCCCCTCCGTCACCTCCCCACTCTTTCAGCTTCTGACCTGTGTCACTCCGGCACTGGTGAAAAGTCTCTGAGGCCTTTGCAGCACGTCTGGTGAGGAATTGGCGGGGAGCCGGCGGGGAGGGCAGGCAAGCCATGCAGGCTTCTTTCCACAGGCTGGGCTGCTCTGGCAGCCCCAGAGCTGTGGGGCAGATGTGAGAGCCAGTAACCACAGTGGCTAGAGAGAGTGGGCAGGACAACGGGGCCAGTTCATAGAGGTCAAACCTGAGAGAGGCTCTGTCTGCGGACACGCCTGGCATATGTGGGTCTCAATTAAatccctccctttcttcatgAGCACACTGCACTCATGGGGCAAAGAGTGGGGTAGAGGAAGATGCCAGAATGCTGATTCCTGCCAGACGGCTCTCTTCTGCCTCGCAGAGCTCTCTCAGTACAGAGCACACCCTGCATCAAGGGGAGGGGCCCAGCAAGAATAGGCAGCCTGGAGCTCCTTTCCAGGGACATCTGGCTTAGGTCCCACCCCTGGACCTCAGGGTCACTTGTCTGTCCGGCAGTGAGGGGAAGCCAACCTACCGTGTTCCAGTGACTATGCTAAGGGGCCAGAATCAGAGACGCAAACTAGACTCGGTCTGTGAGCCTTCAGTGAGCTCATCGTCTAGTGGGGGCCACAGACACAGGGACAGGCAAATGCAGCAAGATAAGCACTCCAATGCAGCAGGAACACGGGGCAGGCACATAAACCCCCAGCCTGGGAAAGGGTCACGGAAGGTTCCTGGCGAAGGGAGCAGACAGATGTTTTGCTTAAGTCTGGAGGGACGAGTAAGACCTCCGTCAGGGGAGAAGACCGGGATTGCAGTGTAGGGGTGCGCGGGTATGCAGAGCTGTGGGTTTTCACTGCACGTGGCTGGAGGCTAGAAGCCGCAGAGAGGCAGCATTAGTGAGGCTAGAGAGAATGCTGGCGGTCAGACGATGCAGGCCTTTGCTGGCCATGAGGTCTAACTCTATCCCAAGGGCAAGGGACGCCACTGGAGTTTTAAATGAGGGAGTGACATGATTAAGTTGACAGATCAGTCATTCTGATAGGATGGTGAACAATGGGGTGATCAAAACTTAACAATAACCATCTCTACCGTGTGACGTGCATGTTATTATCTCAATTTACATGTGAGCAGACCAAGACCCAAGAAGCCATCTGTCCAAGATCCCGCAGTTCGATGAGATATTCCAACAGGAGAAATGGCCGCATGCCTTCCCCGGGCAAGGCTTAATTTCCCTGGGTCATATTTGCATGCCGGGAGTTTGGGTGTGTGAGCACAGAGGTGGGAGGACTCTCAGATACTGCTGAGTGATTTGGGGACCACCATACCCAGATTCCCCCAGAGCAGTGAAGTCATCCGGAGTTACTGACGCCCACCGCCCGAGATGGAGGGGGCTGCCTGTGAccatccccactcctcccccagtACTGGACTGACGAGTTTCTCCAGTGGAACCCCGAGGACTTTGACAACATCACCAAGCTGTCCATCCCCACCGAGAGCATCTGGGTCCCGGACATTCTCATCAATGAGTTGTGAGTGCTGTCATCCAATGCTGGGTGGATGGATGGCTCCCTAGTGactcctgggctggggaggaacAGGGCATGGGGACAAGAATGTGTTGTTGCATGAGAGGTCCCACCCAGGCTTGCAGAGCTGTAGGTAACGAGGAATTGGCTTGGGCTCCAATTCTCCCatcccctttttttcccctcttttctttctcttttctttttaaaactcctcTTTCTCTATGCCTGATTCGGAACCTTGCTCTTCTTGGTCTGAGGGCCCCCTTCCTGGGGAAGGGAAGCTGGTGAATGAATCCCCACTGTTATAATAGCCAAAGGAGGGACAGCTGCATTTTTAAAGGGGGCAGTCAGATTACCTAAAGGGATGAAGTCCCCCAGTGGTCACCGGCTCTAGTCACAGGGGCGATTTGGAGCTGGGAGATGCTCAGACCTCTCCAGTCACAcaagtgcctggctggctccaccTCGCACCCCCGAGGAGAAGTGGGTACCACCATCCTTTATTACCAGCAGATGAACACTATCTCATTGGGCCCTGGCTAAcatcccttccccccatccctcaGGCTCCTTCAGACTCCACTGCCTGGGCTTCTGAATGCTTGGGCGTGGAAGATGGCTGGGGGAGACGGATGGAAGGAGGAGGTGGCCCAGGTAGCCTCCCACCCAAGTAGGCCAGGGGTGCccttcacactgtttttcagGGGGTGCAGCTGACCTAGAGCCCCATGACCTGCATAGCTCAGACTGGAGGGACCCCAGTTCCTGGCTGGATCTCCAGTTAAACTGTGAAGTAGCCTGAATCTTGGTTCCTCATCTCTCAGCCTGGTTCCACAGGAGGCTGCAGGCTCAGGACGCCCAGCTCAGACCATTCCGTGCCACGGTGGTCACTGGGCAGAGCCTAGGCGTTGAGGATCTTGCAGAACTTTCCCACCTTGCCTCACTTCTTCTCAATGATTTCTCTAGTTCCTTCACCTCCAGGCAAGATTATTCTCATGTCAACAGGACTTCTAGGGATGGGGAGCAAAGAGAAGCCCAAGTCAGGATGGAACCCAAGGTCCTGCTTTCCCACCCAGCCTGCCCATTGCCACTGAGCCGCTACTCCTGGGAGCTGAGCTCTGCCCAGCTGGGTGGGTGGTGGCACAGGGACAGCTGGGCATGCATGTTAGAGCCGGTGGCTGTGAGGTACATGGATTCTCTGCCTGCCTTTTGTGGTTAGGTTGCTAGGGGAATAAAGGAGAAATGCCCTTTCCTGCTTGGAAAGTAACCCTGACAATGCAGGTAAGAAAGCCTACCATAGATTAGAAGGACACTGTGCGGGTTGTCCTGCTGCCCAGACCCCTCCTGAATTTCTACcctgctgggtggctcagagacCTTCAGA
It encodes:
- the LOC117803293 gene encoding 5-hydroxytryptamine receptor 3A-like yields the protein MLLWVPQALLALLLPTLLAQGEARRWRPLQAQNASRPALRRLSDYLMANYEKGVRPVRDWRKPTTVAIDVIIYAILSVDEKNQVLTTYIWYRQYWTDEFLQWNPEDFDNITKLSIPTESIWVPDILINEFVDVGKSPSIPYVYVGHHGEVQNYKPLQVMTACSLDIYNFPFDVQNCSLTFTSWLHTNFIMRMNKGKNPDKTKKD